Proteins co-encoded in one Anaerolineae bacterium genomic window:
- a CDS encoding glycoside hydrolase family 20 zincin-like fold domain-containing protein, with translation MAEGLLLLPIPRRLEYFGGEIFLPENKLIILNSADPPSLRFTAQYVQQALQQVGVNWPIVAGKGVPAEQIGLTLSVVPGGARHPQGYELTITPAGISIVAGTPAGIFYAVQTLSQILNQQGNTLSLLRISDWPDFPHRGV, from the coding sequence ATGGCTGAAGGTCTACTACTCTTACCTATTCCTCGCCGGCTTGAATATTTTGGCGGGGAAATTTTTCTACCTGAAAACAAACTCATCATACTCAATAGCGCCGATCCGCCAAGCTTGCGCTTCACAGCGCAATACGTGCAGCAGGCGTTACAGCAGGTCGGGGTCAATTGGCCAATTGTGGCCGGGAAAGGCGTTCCGGCGGAGCAAATCGGACTGACTTTGAGCGTAGTACCGGGCGGCGCGCGCCACCCGCAGGGATACGAATTGACCATCACGCCTGCCGGAATTTCTATCGTGGCCGGTACACCGGCGGGAATCTTTTACGCCGTACAAACTCTCAGCCAGATTTTGAACCAGCAGGGAAACACCCTCTCCTTGCTTCGCATCTCCGATTGGCCCGACTTTCCCCACCGGGGGGTG
- a CDS encoding isoprenylcysteine carboxylmethyltransferase family protein → MPFQLKIIAFIVATAGLVWVSWPALRNFRSHGFYRFFAWEAVVILVLLNLDYWLNKPFALHQIISWLLLIVSLFLVLHGVQLLRTAGKPNQERRDPSLLGMEKTTELITIGAYRYIRHPLYSSLFFLAWGVFFKQPSLVGFCLAAGATFFLTMTARVEEAENVRFFGVAYQSYMQQTKRFVPYLF, encoded by the coding sequence ATGCCGTTTCAATTAAAAATCATTGCCTTCATCGTCGCTACGGCCGGTCTTGTTTGGGTCTCTTGGCCCGCCTTGCGTAATTTTCGCTCGCACGGTTTTTACCGTTTTTTTGCCTGGGAAGCAGTGGTGATTTTGGTTTTGTTAAACCTTGATTATTGGCTTAATAAACCTTTCGCCCTTCACCAGATAATATCTTGGCTCTTGTTGATCGTTTCCCTATTTCTGGTGCTGCACGGGGTTCAACTGTTGCGTACCGCCGGTAAACCCAATCAGGAACGGCGTGATCCGTCGTTGTTAGGCATGGAAAAAACAACCGAGTTAATAACTATCGGCGCGTATCGTTACATCCGGCATCCGCTTTACAGTTCTTTGTTTTTTTTGGCTTGGGGCGTATTTTTTAAACAACCTTCCCTGGTTGGATTTTGTTTGGCGGCTGGAGCCACTTTTTTTCTGACCATGACGGCCAGGGTGGAAGAAGCGGAGAATGTCCGTTTTTTTGGCGTCGCCTATCAAAGTTATATGCAACAGACGAAAAGGTTTGTCCCTTATTTATTCTGA